Part of the Melitaea cinxia chromosome 14, ilMelCinx1.1, whole genome shotgun sequence genome is shown below.
ctgataTTAATTGCTTTAATTCGAGAACAttgacttaaaaattaaaatataaaattactttaatcatatttgaataaaaagttACTTTGACATTCAAAACACTtccgaatcgtcattttacgaattaaaattttaaaagtgattattatttttaaaagtgaaactaccacagattcgaaatttaaattctgcagagaagaatcaggaagaaactccacagttactcttaAAAATAACAGGGAAACAcaataaactgtattttagtacaaaattagtcatatcttgtatgaaatacagcgttattaaattattagcgACTATTGTTATCATTACCAGTTTCCTAAAATATCGTGCAACAATGtccaaatgaataaaatttacaaattttgctAAAAACGAGGTTATAATTATACGTTTGTCACTAAGATGCTAGAAACGctgctaatgttttttttttaattaattgtctGAGATTCCTAGACTTGGTTTTCAAAAGGCTTGTTTTGCTTAACTGTTTCTAAAATTTCAGTCACAGATAAAGCTAATGAATTATTAATCTGCATCTTGTGCaatactttaattataaaataaatatcatagaTACATTGAATGAAGTTTGGCATTAATTTCTAATCGGTAGCGTTAAAACGCGAGAATACAATTTTAGACATCCTTCATTGCTTTTTACAGTTGCTTGCTGCTTGCTGCTTGCTGCAGTTGCAAATTTCATTTATTGTAACCCTTTTTGTTAATTCTGCTTAAATTTTCGGCTTATATTTAaaggaattaataaaatactcaGCATTAAACAGACTTAATTAACTATACCGTGCATATTATGTAGTATTCTAGATACATATTTACGGTACGTAAATACAAACTGATCCTCCCTTACACGCGAGACATGTGCTAATACGAGAGCATTTGTTTGCACAGGTGCGGAGAGTGTTCTTTGTTCTACAAATTATCGTTCAGACAGACACGCACAGGAATGCTGACGATCATACTTAACCACTTTTTACTCTCATGCCTTTGTggacatacaaacatataaacgACAGAGAACGttacttgaaattatttaaccCTCTATTACAGTGGTCAAATCACAATAATTTGAGACAGGAtatcaaaattcaaaaacattatatatataacaatattacagCTTTAAAAATAGAATGTTGTTAAAACATAAAGGTTTTTGGTATTCCACGCCAAGGATCGTTTGAACACTAAGTTATACTTATTATGCATACGAATTTAatctatttataatgttaacGTCGACCGTTCTACATTCTTATCTCATCACCATACGCGGCTCAAGCAAGGATCTTATACAGATGtggagttttattttaaaaaatacaatttattctacatttttatttattcatttgatTGAATAGTTTTCAATGGCACGGTAGAGATAATAACCTTCGAGATTAaacctatattaatatataatatatatagaaaaaagaacaatatacATCACCTAAAACAAAACGTAAGTACATTAAAGTTagaagatattatttatacaagaatatagttatgttgttttaatattatatttaaaacaacaaagGATATATTTACAGCTAAATTTTATTgtacgtttaatatatttacaaaaaaatatcagaaaGGAAACACATCAACAAACGTTCAGTATTTTAGGACGGTGCATTTTGCTAGAAAGGACGTCGCACAAAGTATTAATAGGACAATTGAATAGGATGCTACGAGTATATAGGAAAGCGATACAATAATTTATGTGAGTTGAATTGGACTGACCAATATGTGAACgtcatattattgtttatatgtcAAACCATAGTCGATACGTCTGcgcagaaaaaaaaacagtcagtcTGTGGAAACGTGGTTGTTTTTTCATTTGATTTGGTGAATCTGGAATTGTGAGGACAGACTTTCAAAAACCTTTGCTAAGTCGTACGATTTTTATTGATCATTCAGTTTCCAACCGTCTCTTATGTTATATGTTTTATCTTTCCAGTTCATCCAATGATCTCAGCGAGCCTCCCCGGCGAGGCGCTGGTCCAGCTGGGTCAGCTGCAGCTGAGCCACCTCTATCAACCCCCGACAATGACGCCGGAGTTCCTCGCCCCGCCGCCGCGCCCCTACCCGCGGTACGCGCCTCGGCGCCCGCGCGACCCGATGCCCGCGCCGCCAGCACCCGCGCCCTTCCCTCCCGTGCCCAGCGCTTACCCGCCTTTCCTCGCACACCCCGCGTCCTACGCCTCCTACCTCTACCGAGCGCGCGCGCCGCAGCCTCCAGCGTATCCTCTACGTCCGAGGCCAACCTCCGGCTTCGTCCCGCCGTCACCGGCGCCCCACTCCCCCCATTCTCCACCAGTATCCGCGCCGGCGCCGCAGCCTCCTCCTAGAGaggtaattatttgtttaaattaatcgtTCTTAgattgtttcatttattatgATACCCAATTTACATTACAACTTTACTTACTAATCATTTAACTTACTCGTTAAATAAGgctcatttatttattgttgacTGGATTTTAAGCATTAATCAAAGATATACTAAAAGTAACATACCATTAAGGTTTTTAAGGATGCAGCTGTAAATTACTGTTCCTTCTCATTAGAATCTACCTACATTACATActatatacattacatacattacattacatactatatacattacatacattacattacatactatatacattacatacattacattacatactatatacattacatacattacattacatactatatacattacatacattacattacatactatatacattacatacattacatctacttacattataaattaaataggcATTAGAAAACCACAATTATATTAGAAACTTTCGATTCATTACTTAAACCTAACCTTGCaccgttgtttttttttttaattttttgtttttgcttatgagcaaataattaaaaatttcgtatttaaaaattacaggaACCTCCAACGTCTCCTGAGCGGGGCGCGCCAGCTCCTTACTTCTGTCGGGGAGCACTAATAAAACTTGAAGATGGTACCTTGCGACGTGTGGAAGAAATGCGTACAGAGGACTTTGTAATGAGTGCCGAACGTACTGGAGACCTCGCGCTCACTCAGTGCACGTTACTGCGGCTCGACGAGCGCGGTGACCGCCTGGCACTGACCCTCACATATGACAGAAATCGCTCACAGGTAAAGATTTCAGTGTATATTTTAAACCCTTgctgtaattataaataaaaactacgcTTAAAATTATCATCTATTACCTATCAGGTTGCCTGGAagacattttttacaactagaTCGCCTGACTGAATTTGtgactataattgcttgtattgttaattttgttctttgtgTAAATGTGCAAtcatgtatattattattaatattattacctaAGCATTACAACTCTTttaatctatttaaatttagataatgaagttattgattaaataaaacgaatacGTACCTAggtaattctaaaaatattgttttgattaaacatttttgtagcTGTAGATgtttttgtattacattttcAGGAAACCTCTCTATATAATACTCAAAAGTAAATAGTTTTCATTCTTGTACTGctctttttacaattttaaagtctcaatatatatatacgcataCGAGTTTTCCATTCTCAATCTTTAGTCGGTTTTGACAAAAcaaatgcatttatttatttttatttttcgttttacaGCTGCCTTATCAAAATCTAACTTATGTTGGTAATTGATCTGTCGTAGACTGTAGTCAACTGTCGATATAacttatgaataattttattttttacaggtGGAATTAGAATCGACTGTGGAACATCCATTTTTCGTTTATGGCCGTGGATGGGCGTCGTGTAAACCGGAGCGTACTCTGGCGCGCTACGGATTACGAGTGCAAAGGCTTCAAGTCGGAGATGTGTGCGTATCGTTGGTCGCACGCAAGCACACAACTCCTACGACAACATCAAGCGTCGGAACGAGTGTCACAGCACCGCCACAAACGCATCCAGAAAACCTCAGTGTAAAGGAGGACGCTCATAAGCGACGCTGGTCCGCCTCCGACGTCGTGGAAGAAGGACCTCCTTTAAAAAAACGTTGAACGATAACGACCGTCATCGCTACAAATTGAATCTAGTTCACCGTTCGTTCTTACTTCAGGCCTCGCCTTGAAAATCTGAACTGTTATATACTTAACGCGGAGTTCGGGACAGATACCGTAGTAGCCCCAGCGCGTCGATATACATTTGTACGAAGTGATATGATGGTAACTTTTCCACGGCGATCGGCAATCCACAATCGTACGCTTAATATTCTATTCGGAACCTAGGTGCTTTTTTCTGTCAGGTGCTTCTATACGCATTTGTGtacaatattgtaaatatataacttaGGTCAACATACACTAGCGTAAAATGTCAAAGTTATTGAACACCACACAAAATGGaactaacaatatattttaactgataaaaaatgtgtaaatgtCCTCAAAAACATGtgtattgaattaaatttaaaatgagtatGCGAAGGTCTACAACATATTGTTAACTTTATAGAGGACTCGTAGGATGTTGCTAGTTACAACGTGTGGTTAGACCGTTAATATAATTACGCTATACTTCTAAAGCTCTCGTTTATGCTCAATAGGTGCTAATAATTTTGCTACAAGATACCTACATATAAGCGTAGTGGATATCTATCCAAATTTAAAATGACTTAACCCATGCAACCaaagttttacaaatatttggataaaagtttaaaaatcgGAGTCCATTGTTATGAAACAACAAACATACAATGCGCCTGTAATAGCAAAATCAAACTAAATTGTGGTAATTTTAAGTGAGTCAACTAATTCTCATGAGCACAAAAGAACACTTTACGAACCAGAACTTAATGTAGGTTAGATATTGTGATAACTTATGAGATTTAAAATCTACCGTTATAGCCATGCATGTTTTAGACAAAAGAAAAAGGTACAATGAACACTGGGTCGTTAATAGTCGCGATgagcttaaataattaaatgtattactATACTTTCGGTTTTCTGGATCTTGTTTAACGAGCAGTCATATTGATTTCATTACTTCCATGGTTGTGACGGCAGACATATCCACACGCAGTGTCGTTACCTTTTTGTTATCTCGCTAGGAAGCGGGTGTACGTTCATACAAACATTAATCCCTTAATTTAGATGTTAGGTATTTCGGCGACTGTTGATTCTTTGCTGAACTAAATCTTTTgacaaataatttgatgtttaATATGAATGTTGTTGATAccaattatatattgtataaagaaATATGTCTAATGGTCATGGTTTTTAGATGCCATCTCTATT
Proteins encoded:
- the LOC123659794 gene encoding ataxin-1-like, with product MISASLPGEALVQLGQLQLSHLYQPPTMTPEFLAPPPRPYPRYAPRRPRDPMPAPPAPAPFPPVPSAYPPFLAHPASYASYLYRARAPQPPAYPLRPRPTSGFVPPSPAPHSPHSPPVSAPAPQPPPREEPPTSPERGAPAPYFCRGALIKLEDGTLRRVEEMRTEDFVMSAERTGDLALTQCTLLRLDERGDRLALTLTYDRNRSQVELESTVEHPFFVYGRGWASCKPERTLARYGLRVQRLQVGDVCVSLVARKHTTPTTTSSVGTSVTAPPQTHPENLSVKEDAHKRRWSASDVVEEGPPLKKR